The Nitrospira sp. genome includes the window ACCGTCTTCGCCACCTCCGCAATCGTGACCTTCTTGTTCAACCGTTGTGCCTTGATCGCCTTGCGTACTGCTGCTTTTTCCATTGTGATCTCCCTTTAGTGATTCGCCCGTGAATACCGTCCCGCACCGTGCTTCATTACGATCCTGCCACCACCGACGCCACCGGTTGAGATACCGGTGCCACCCTCGCCTCACTCACTCGATAGGGACTCACCATCCAGTAGAGCCCCCCGACAAACAACCCGCCGCCCACCAGGTTCCCCAGGACGACAAAGAGCTGGTTGTACCAAAAGGCCCCCCAACTCACCGCCGCGTCATGCGGCAGAAACAACGCCATACCCAACAACGATTGATTGGCGATGCTATGCTCGAACCCGGTGCCGATGAAGGCAAACAGGCACCAGAAGATCAGGAGAATCTTCGCCGTATCGTTGTTCGTTCGCCCGGTCATCCAGACCGCCAGACAGATCAGCCAATTGCAGAGAATGCCCCGCACGAACAACTCCCAGGCAGGCAGCGACATTTTGACCGAGGCCACTTTCTCGATCAGGTCCGTCGTCGGCCCTTTGGCAAACACGCCCGATTGAACAATGAGCCAGGCCAACCCCAACGAACCCGCCAGATTGCCGAGCCAGGACCAGGCATTCAGTTGAATGACTTGCGCCCAGGTGAGACTTCTTGTCAGACCACCGATCGTGCCGATGAGGTTGTTGCCGGTAAACAACTCGGACCCCGCGAAAATCACGAGGGTCAACGCAATCCCGAACGACACCCCCATCACGAGCTTGACCACCGGAGACGCGGCCGCCGCCAACGGTCCCCCCACACTGAAGATCAACGCAATTCCAAACCCGAGATAGATCCCGGCCAAAGCCGAAAGGATGAGATATCCGCCCGGTGACCGTTCGAAAAACGACCACTTCCTTGCTGCCACCCCTGCGATCCGCTCGTGATCCGCTGTATGCATGAGGCTCTCCTTTCGGTGGTCATAGTGCCCGCACAACTCAAAAAAAACGTCCTCATCCCGCATTCGGGAAGAGGACGTCGTTGTCCTGCTTGGCAAGGTCGCTACGACCTCACCCGGTGCTGTGTGCCGACTTCAGCGTCGACAGCAATAAAAAAGGCGCCCGCCACTCTTGGAAGAATGACGGACGCCTTTGTCCGTTTACCGTATTTCGTGCGGGTGTGAATCCAGGCGTCGTTGCCTGTTCTCACCCAACCCCTGCATGTATACCATCGCCTCGTGGATTCGTCAAGCGCTCTCCACGAGGAAACCCCGACTACACGTCATAATACAGGAAGAACTCGTACGGGTGCGGCCGCAACCGCATCGTATCCACTTCCTTGGTGCGCTTGTAGCCGATCCAGGCTTCGATGAGATCCTCGCTGAATACCCCGCCCTTGAGCAGGAACTGATGGTCCTTCTCCAGATGGTTCAGGGCCTCGTCCAGACTCCCAGGCATCGTGCGAATCTTGGCCGCTTCCTTGGCTTCGAGATCGTACAGATCCTTCTCAGCCGGCTCTCCCGGGTTGATCTTGTTCTCGATCCCGTCCAAGCCGGCCATGAGCATGGCGGCGAAGGCCAGGTACGGATTGGCGGCCGGATCAGGGAAACGCACTTCGATCCGCTTCGCCTTCGGGCTTGGGGAGTACATTGGAATACGAATACCAGCCGACCGGTTGCGGCTCGAATAGGCCAGCAACACCGGCGCTTCGAAACCCGGCGTCAGGCGCTTGTATGAATTGGTCGACGGGTTGGTGAAGGCGGCCAGCGCGGGCGCATGCTTCAGGATACCGCCGATGTAGTGCAGGCACATCTGAGAAACCCCGGCGTATTCCTTCCCTGCGAAGAGCGGCTTGCCGTCCTTCCAAATGCTCTGGTGGGTGTGCATGCCCGATCCGTTGTCCCCGAAGATCGGCTTCGGCATGAAGGTGACCGTCTTGCCGTGTCGACGCGCCACATTCTTGACGATGTACTTGAACATCATCATCTTGTCCGCGGTTCTCAGCAGGCTATCGAAGCGGATATCGATTTCAGCCTGGCCTGCCGTGGCCACTTCGTGGTGATGCTTCTCGGTGGCGATGCCCGCCTTTTCCATCTCGAGAATCATTTCCGTACGGATGTCCTGCTGCGTATCGGTCGGCGGAACCGGGAAATACCCTTCTTTGTGGCGGATCTTTCCGCCCAGGTTGACGCCCTCCTGCCCCATATTCCACACGCCCTCGTCGGAATCGATGTGGTAGTAGGCACTGTGGTTCGTCTGGTCATACCGCGCATGATCGAAAATGAAAAACTCGGCTTCCGGTCCCCAATAGGAGGTGTCGCCGATCTTGGTGCTCTGGAGATATTTCTCCGCCTTCTGGGCGATGAACCGCGGATCGCGATCGTACATTTCACGCGTGATCGGATCGACGACATTGCCGATAAGGCTCAAGGTGGGCACTGAACAAAACGGATCCATGCAGGCGGTTGCCGGGTCCGGCACGAGCAGCATGTCGCTGTTGTTGATCGCCCTCCAGCCTCGAATCGACGATCCGTCGAGCCCGGACCCGTCCTTGAACAGGCCTTCCGTCAGCTCGCTGACTGGAATCGTAAAATGCTGCCAGGTGCCGATCAGGTCCACGAACTTCATGTCCACGACCTGGACCTTATTCTTCTTTGCAAAATCTAACACCTCACGAACGTTCATCCCCTCCTCCTTTCAACCGCCGATAAAATAACCGCACCACATTCTGTCGCTTACGCCGCATGAGCCCCGAGAAACAGTTCTATCTCATTGAGAATCGATGCCCGAATCGATTCCAAACGACCGGCCTCCTCCACCTTCTTCCCATCCATCCCCGTGACATAAAACACGTCGGCCACCTGATCGAGCCGGGTGGAGATCCGGGACGCATGCACCGACAACCCCAACTGAAAAATCGCGTTCGTGATAATGTACAACAATCCCTGCCGATCATCCGCAAAAACATCCAGAATGGTAAAGCGGTCGGACGTCTCATTGTCGATCCGCACCTCCGA containing:
- a CDS encoding formate/nitrite transporter family protein, with amino-acid sequence MHTADHERIAGVAARKWSFFERSPGGYLILSALAGIYLGFGIALIFSVGGPLAAAASPVVKLVMGVSFGIALTLVIFAGSELFTGNNLIGTIGGLTRSLTWAQVIQLNAWSWLGNLAGSLGLAWLIVQSGVFAKGPTTDLIEKVASVKMSLPAWELFVRGILCNWLICLAVWMTGRTNNDTAKILLIFWCLFAFIGTGFEHSIANQSLLGMALFLPHDAAVSWGAFWYNQLFVVLGNLVGGGLFVGGLYWMVSPYRVSEARVAPVSQPVASVVAGS
- the glnA gene encoding type I glutamate--ammonia ligase — protein: MNVREVLDFAKKNKVQVVDMKFVDLIGTWQHFTIPVSELTEGLFKDGSGLDGSSIRGWRAINNSDMLLVPDPATACMDPFCSVPTLSLIGNVVDPITREMYDRDPRFIAQKAEKYLQSTKIGDTSYWGPEAEFFIFDHARYDQTNHSAYYHIDSDEGVWNMGQEGVNLGGKIRHKEGYFPVPPTDTQQDIRTEMILEMEKAGIATEKHHHEVATAGQAEIDIRFDSLLRTADKMMMFKYIVKNVARRHGKTVTFMPKPIFGDNGSGMHTHQSIWKDGKPLFAGKEYAGVSQMCLHYIGGILKHAPALAAFTNPSTNSYKRLTPGFEAPVLLAYSSRNRSAGIRIPMYSPSPKAKRIEVRFPDPAANPYLAFAAMLMAGLDGIENKINPGEPAEKDLYDLEAKEAAKIRTMPGSLDEALNHLEKDHQFLLKGGVFSEDLIEAWIGYKRTKEVDTMRLRPHPYEFFLYYDV